In Mucinivorans hirudinis, the DNA window CGCATTCAGTGCGCGCCACGTGGCGCAGAAAAAATTGCGCAATACGGCAGCCATTGCCGGTGATTTACCTGCCGACCTATGGGGGTTGAAGGTTATTGCGCCCGAAATTAACACTATCAAAAATAACTATACACGTTTTTTGGTGCTTGCACGTGCCGACGATAGTCGATTCGATAGCGATTTGGTAAACAAGGCATCGCTCTACTTCAAGGTGAGTCACACGCAAGGTTCGTTAAACAAAGTGTTGAAGTCGATGGAGTTGTATGAGATGAATATGACCAAACTCCAATCCTATCCCATTCCGAGCGACCCATTCCGCTATATGTTTCACTTGGATATGGAGTTCGCCAACACGGAGCACTATCAAGCGGCAATCGCCCTAATGGCGCACCATAGTGAAGAGTTGCGAGTTTATGGCGAGTACAAAAAATTTGTCGAGCAGACCAACTAATCCTAAATATTCTACCACTCCTATCCACCACACAACACCCCCACCCCCCCCACACTATGACAACAACAATCATAGGCACAGGTCTTATAGGCGGTTCCTTTGCCATCGCACTACGCGAAAAGGGTCTTGCCGACCATATTATCGGTGTAGACTCCTCGGCAACCAATAGGGCGCGAGCAAAGGAGCTCGGCTTGGTAGACGAAACGCTGCCGCTGGACGAGGCTATTGCAAAGAGCGACTTAATTGTGCTCGCAATCCCGGTGAACCATATTCCGTTGGAATCAATAAAAATCCTTAATAATGTTGATAAACAAATTGTTATGGATATGGGTTCGACCAAGGAGGAGCTATGCAGCATAATTTCTCAGCACCCCAAGCGAGGGCGATTCGTTGCCACTCACCCAATGTGGGGCACGGAGAGGTCAGGGCCTGATTCGGCTGTGCAAGGTGCTTTTGCGGGCAGGGTTACGGTGATTTGCGAGCGCGAAAGAAGCGACAGCGACGCATTGCAGGCGGTGGAGAAGATATACACCGCCCTTGGGATGCCCATTAAGTATATGGAGCCGGAGGAGCACGATATGCACACGGCTTATATATCTCATATATCGCATATTACCAGCTACGCATTGGCTCTGACCGTATTGGAAAAAGAGCGCGAAAACGAACAGATTTTCGACTTGGCGAGTGCCGGTTTCTCTACGACGGTTCGTTTGGCAAAAAGCTCTCCGGCGATGTGGGCGGCAATCTTTATTCAGAATAAGTACAATGTTTTGGATGTGCTTCGCGAGAATATCCATCAGCTGAATATTATCAGAAAAATGCTCGAAAATGATGATTATGATGGTCTATATAGAATCATTGAAAAGGCAAATACAATTAGCAAAATAATTTAGTAACTATGATAACAAGTAAACGACCACTTATTATTTCCGGTCCGTGTAGTGCCGAGACCGAAGAGCAAACTATGCAAACCTGCCTTGAGCTGGCAGAGAGCGGGCGGGTAGATGTACTCCGTGCCGGCATTTGGAAGCCGCGCACCAACCCCGGCTGCTTCGAGGGTATCGGCATCAAAGGCTTGGCGTGGATGGCTAATGCAAAGAAGGCTACGGGACTACCCATTGCCGTGGAGGTGGCTACGGGAAAGCACGTTGAGAGTGCGTTGGAATTTGGTGTGGATCTTCTATGGATTGGCGCACGTACGACGGTTAATCCATTTAGTGTTCAGGATGTTGCCGAGGCACTTCGTGGTTCGGATATTCCTGTATTAGTGAAAAATCCGATGCACGCCGACTTGGCACTGTGGGCAGGGGCTGTGCAGAGACTTCAGGCGGTGGGTGTGAAGCAGTTAGGACTGATTCATCGCGGGTTTTCGAGCTTTGGCGAGAGTCGATACCGCAATGCACCGATGTGGCACTTGGTGTTGGAGATGCGCCGCAAGATGCCTGAGTTACCTATTATATGCGACCCTTCTCATATTTGTGGTAATCGCCACCTGCTACAAAGCGTGGCGCAGGAGGCAGCCGACTTGAACTTTGACGGGCTGATGCTCGAGAGCCACTGCTGTCCTTCACAGGCGTGGAGCGATGCGGCTCAGCAGCTTACCCCCAAGGATTTAATCGAACTTATAGATGCTATTAACTGGCGCAAAGTGTCGGCGGATAAACCTGATTTTCAGGAGAAACTAGAGGCTATGCGCAGCCAAATTGACCAATACGATGCAGAGTTGCTTGCCATCTTGAGCAAACGTATGGACATCACCGAGCAGATAGGCGTAATCAAGCGTGATAACGATGTAACAATATTACAGGCATCACGTTGGGATGAAATTGTGCAACGCATTTTGGATAATTCCGAGCAGTTGCAACTAAGTCGCGAATTTCTCCATATCTTGATGAACGCAATACATATGGAGAGTATCTCACGTCAAAATAAGGTGATGAATCTTCGCTAAATCAGAAGAATCGTTCGTTCCAATTAACAAGGTATAACTTCTTTTGCGCGCGGGTTACGGCGGTGTAGAGCCACCGTTGAAACTCGCGCGTTATTTGTTCATCGCCATATAAGAGCTGGTCGATAAAGACAGAACTCCACTGCCCGCCCTGCGCCTTGTGGCAGGTTACGGCGTAGGCGAATTTCACTTGTAGAGCATTAAAAAAATCATTTTCAAGAATTTTGCGGTAGCGATTACGCTTGTTGCCAATTTCGGCATAGTCCTGCTCGATGGTGTAAAAGAGGCGCGAACTCTGCTCACGCGTGAGGGAGGGGGCATCGGAGTGGAGCGTATCCAAGAGCACCCAGCAATCGAGCGTGAAATCATCGTAATCGCCAAATTCGATAGTCATATAAGCGAAGCGGAAACCATATATCTCCTTGATTTTCTGCACACGGCGAACACGAGCCACATCACCGTTGGCTATAAATTCAAGGTTGGGATTCTGCTCCTTGTCCACCCAGTGGTAGTTGTTCTTGACAATCATCAACATATCGCCCCCGCATACCTCTTCCTCGTAGCCGAGAATCGAGCGGCGGATGCCTTGGTTGAATTGGTTAGCCCTTTTGTTTGAGCGAGTTATGACTATCGTTTCCTCCTTGCCGAATAGCGAATAGCAGCTCTCCAATTCCTCGATAAGCTCCTGCCCGGTAATACGGAGCACATCGCTTACGGAGAGGTCAAATCGCGGTTCCACAACATTCTCCCTGTCAATATCTGTGCGTATATTTGTGGCATTGCGCAGTATACCTGATTCGGCAGCCTGCCTGACAACCTGAGATAGTGAATTATAAAAAACCTCGCCATAGCGTTCCATATAGAGTGGGTTGAGGGCAGGCGAAAACTCTAGCCCAACGGGTGGCAGTTGAGCATCATCACCAATGATTATAAGCCTGTTATCGCTGCCCGTGTTTATGTACTCCACAAGGTCGTCAATCAGGCATCCGCTACCAAAAGCTGATTCTCTGCTCTCGTTGGCAAGCATAGACGCTTCATCAACAATATATACCGTGTTGTTGTTGCGGTTAATGTCCAAGGTGAAAATCCCGCTATCGCCGCCGATGACCTTTTGGCGATAAATTTTTTTGTGAATTGTGTATGCCCTCTCGCGAGCATATTGGCTCATCACCTTGGCGGCGCGTCCCGTGGGGGCTAACAAAACGCATTTTATGCTCAATTCGCGCAGAGCACCCACCAGTGAAGCTATAATTGTCGTCTTACCCGTTCCGGCATATCCGTTAATCATAAACAACTGTTGGTCAGTATTATTAGCTATATATTTGGCGAGTTCACCAATGAGATTTTTCTGCTGCTGAGTGGGGTTGTGCGCAAAATTTTTATAAATTTGACTTTCGATGTAGTTATTTATCATTTTTTTTGTATCTTTGCTTACCAAAAGAGTGGGGCTAATTGATAGTAAAAAATATTTTAGAAGTTGATTTTTTACTTTATCATTTTACCGAAGCAAACTTAAACAAAAAATACTTATGAAAAAAATTATTCTCTCATTAGCCCTTATAGCTATCATAGCAGTTTTGGTGTGGTGGCTTGTGGGTATGTTTACTACCCCAATTAAATTTGAGGAGCAACGACGCAGTCGCGAAACAAAAGTAGTTGAACGTCTCAAAGATATTCGTACTGCACAGCGGGCTTTCCGTACCAAGTACGGTCGTTTTACCTCTACTTTCGACTCGTTGATTAATTTCGTTAAAAACGACTCTATTGAGCTTGTGTTTGCTCAGGGTAACGAAGATGATTCAGCGGCGATGGCGGGTGGAAGGATTATCCGTGTCAAGAGAATGATTGCTGTCAAGGATACTATTTTCAACGAGCGCAAGGCAAAAGATGCAGTTTTTGCAATAGATGAAATTCGCTATATTCCTTTCTCGGAAATGGTGACGGGCGGAACTAAGAAAGAGTTCAAGTTCGGTTCGACAATGTTTATCACAGAGTCGGGCGTGGGTGTGCCTGTATTTGAGGCTTTTGCACCATACATTGATTTCTTGGGCGACTTGGATAAACAAGAGTTGATAAACTACCGCGATGAGCGTATCAATACACTCAAAAAAGAGGACGGTCTAAAGGTTGGTTCGCTCCAAGCTCCTAACAATGAAGCAGGTAACTGGGAGAAATAGTGGCAGCACTCAGGTAATCAGAGAATTATCCATTCAGGTTACTCTGGATGGATTTTCTTTTGCTGTTGTTGAAAATGGCGTTGATGTGAGAGTTGCGCTATGTGATGCTTCGGGGTTGAGCGGTTTGGCGGCGAGTGCGGCGGGTTACGATGCTGTATATGTGGGGTGGGCAACGGATATGGTGCAGGTTGTGCCGGCGGCGATTTTTGATGCGGACTATGTGGTTCAATACCAGACGGCAGCGAATATGGTTGCCCCCAACAGCGCTGTGCTATACAACGATACATTGTGCAGCGGTGTGGTGGCGGTTTGGAGTGCACCGGAGGAGATTTATTCATATTTGGCGGAGTTATTCGGGGTGGAAAAAGTTTATCACTACCATAATATACAGGCGGACATTGCGAGTTGCTATAGTGAGAGTGTGCGAGTTACGGTGTGTGAGGGGATGGCAAATATTGTGATTTGCTCGGTGGAGGGGCTGCAATGTGCTGAGGCTGTCGCAGAAACTCGTGCCGAAAATCTGCTTTACTACGCGACAAAGCTCAATTCCGACGACCACTTTGCACGTCATTCGCTATGGCTTACTGCCGCGGATTGTGCGCACTATGTTCCATTGTTCGACCGTTCGTTTACTGTGGCGCAATACACAGATAGTGAAATGTTTTACCATAATTTCATTCTCCAATGCGAATAATATCGGGCAAGAATAGCAAGCGAATAATCACCCCCCCCTCCAACTTCAAGGCACGCCCCACAACCGACTTTGCCAAGGAGAATCTTTTTAATATTCTCGCAAATCATTTTGATTTTGAGGATGTTTCGGTGCTTGACCTATTTTCGGGAACGGGTTCAATAAGTTATGAATTTTGCTCGCGAGGAGCGCGGCGCGTGGTCTCGGTGGAGTCGAACGCGGTGCACCATAGGTTTATTGCCGAAATGAAACACAAGCTCGGATATGAGCAGCTTATAACGCTCAAGACCAATGCGTTTGTTTATTTGAAATCGGTTCACGAAAAGTTTGACGTTATTTTTGCCGACCCTCCCTACGAGCTCGAAGGCATCGAGACGATACCCGATTTGGTCTTCAGAGCAGATTTGCTTGCTGCCGATGGGTGGTTGATTGTGGAACATTCGGCAGCAACCGATTTTTCGTCTCATCCCCGATTTGTGCAGATAAGACGGTATGGTAGTGTTAATTTTTCGATATTTCAGTTATAGAGTGTGGTAGGATGCGGTAACGGGAGTGAGTTTGATACCCATTTTTGTATACTCCACTCCTGTCCTCTCCCTTCTCCTATCACCACATCACTTAAAAAAATATGTCAAGAGGTTCATTCAACAGTAGTTTTGGAGCGATGATGGCAGTCGCGGGTTCGGCAGTGGGACTTGGTAATATATGGCGTTTCCCATACCTTGTGGGGCAGAACGGAGGCGGAGCATTTTTGGTGCTCTATCTCGCTCTTGTGCTTTTAATCGGTTTGCCGCTGATGCTGGCAGAGTTTTCGATAGGACGAACAACTCAACTGGGGACTGTCAGTTCTTTCAAATCATTGGCTCCACAAAAGAAATGGTATCTAATAGGTTACTTTGCAGTGATAGCAGGATTCGCAATTCTGGGTTTTTACTCGGTTGTTGCGGGGTGGACGCTCAAATATCTTTATGAGGCAGCAATAAATGCTTTTTCGAACCAATCTACAGCAGAACTTTCCAATAATCTAGACAACTTCATAAACTCCGGTTGGCAGCCCATTGCCTATACGGCGGGATTTATTGCACTTTCGGCATACATTGTGATAAAGGGTGTAGAGAAGGGAATCGAACGGTACAATAAGGTTTTGATGCCTGTTATGGTTTTCATTCTCATATTGTTGTGTGTAAATTCGGTAACCTTGGACGGATTTGCTCAGGGGGTGGACTTTTTGTTCAATCCCGATTTTTCTAAGATTGACACCAACGTGGTACTCAATGCACTTGGGCAGGCATTCTTCTCGCTAAGCATTGGTATGGGGGTGTTGATAACGTATGGTTCGTATGTCAAAAAGGAGGAGAATATGCCCGCTACGAAAGGAGTTGTTGCTCTGATGGATAGCGGTATTGCTATTTTGGCAGGACTTGCAATCTTTCCGGCAGTATACACCTATGGTCTCGAACCTTCGGAGGGTTCTACTTTGGTTTTCAAGGCATTGCCCAATGTTTTTGCGCAGATGCCGATGGGCTATTTCGTTGGGTTGCTATTCTTTTTGCTTTTAGTGATTGCGGCTGTAACGTCGGTGGTTTCGATTATGGAGATGATAACTGCTTTCTTTATTGAAGAGTACAAGATGACACGCAAGCGGGCGGTCATCTACATATCGTTGATTGTCTTTGTTATATCTGTGGTTTGTGCCATCTCTCAGATAGAAGATTCATCGCTCGTGCTCTTTGGTTTGAATATTTTCGACCTCTTGGATACGCTCTCTGCGAACTTCCTGATGACTCTGTGCGGCTTGGGAATTGCCATATTCACGGGTTGGTTTTTCGGCAAGAAGAAGCTGCGTGCCGTCTTCACCTCGA includes these proteins:
- a CDS encoding Prephenate dehydratase, producing the protein MKIAIQGIAGCFHHIAANDYFTAANIEIMECPNFKVTAAQVIAGQADAGVMAIENSIAGSILPNYDILQNEGLKVVGEINSRIRQNLLVMPDVYLEDIREVQSHPMALLQCADFLDNYPQWKQVSTQDTAFSARHVAQKKLRNTAAIAGDLPADLWGLKVIAPEINTIKNNYTRFLVLARADDSRFDSDLVNKASLYFKVSHTQGSLNKVLKSMELYEMNMTKLQSYPIPSDPFRYMFHLDMEFANTEHYQAAIALMAHHSEELRVYGEYKKFVEQTN
- a CDS encoding Prephenate and/or arogenate dehydrogenase (undetermined specificity) — translated: MTTTIIGTGLIGGSFAIALREKGLADHIIGVDSSATNRARAKELGLVDETLPLDEAIAKSDLIVLAIPVNHIPLESIKILNNVDKQIVMDMGSTKEELCSIISQHPKRGRFVATHPMWGTERSGPDSAVQGAFAGRVTVICERERSDSDALQAVEKIYTALGMPIKYMEPEEHDMHTAYISHISHITSYALALTVLEKERENEQIFDLASAGFSTTVRLAKSSPAMWAAIFIQNKYNVLDVLRENIHQLNIIRKMLENDDYDGLYRIIEKANTISKII
- a CDS encoding 2-keto-3-deoxy-D-arabino-heptulosonate-7-phospha te synthase, beta translates to MQTCLELAESGRVDVLRAGIWKPRTNPGCFEGIGIKGLAWMANAKKATGLPIAVEVATGKHVESALEFGVDLLWIGARTTVNPFSVQDVAEALRGSDIPVLVKNPMHADLALWAGAVQRLQAVGVKQLGLIHRGFSSFGESRYRNAPMWHLVLEMRRKMPELPIICDPSHICGNRHLLQSVAQEAADLNFDGLMLESHCCPSQAWSDAAQQLTPKDLIELIDAINWRKVSADKPDFQEKLEAMRSQIDQYDAELLAILSKRMDITEQIGVIKRDNDVTILQASRWDEIVQRILDNSEQLQLSREFLHILMNAIHMESISRQNKVMNLR
- a CDS encoding RecD-like DNA helicase Atu2026, translating into MINNYIESQIYKNFAHNPTQQQKNLIGELAKYIANNTDQQLFMINGYAGTGKTTIIASLVGALRELSIKCVLLAPTGRAAKVMSQYARERAYTIHKKIYRQKVIGGDSGIFTLDINRNNNTVYIVDEASMLANESRESAFGSGCLIDDLVEYINTGSDNRLIIIGDDAQLPPVGLEFSPALNPLYMERYGEVFYNSLSQVVRQAAESGILRNATNIRTDIDRENVVEPRFDLSVSDVLRITGQELIEELESCYSLFGKEETIVITRSNKRANQFNQGIRRSILGYEEEVCGGDMLMIVKNNYHWVDKEQNPNLEFIANGDVARVRRVQKIKEIYGFRFAYMTIEFGDYDDFTLDCWVLLDTLHSDAPSLTREQSSRLFYTIEQDYAEIGNKRNRYRKILENDFFNALQVKFAYAVTCHKAQGGQWSSVFIDQLLYGDEQITREFQRWLYTAVTRAQKKLYLVNWNERFF
- a CDS encoding 16S rRNA (guanine(966)-N(2))-methyltransferase — protein: MRIISGKNSKRIITPPSNFKARPTTDFAKENLFNILANHFDFEDVSVLDLFSGTGSISYEFCSRGARRVVSVESNAVHHRFIAEMKHKLGYEQLITLKTNAFVYLKSVHEKFDVIFADPPYELEGIETIPDLVFRADLLAADGWLIVEHSAATDFSSHPRFVQIRRYGSVNFSIFQL
- a CDS encoding Sodium-dependent transporter; protein product: MSRGSFNSSFGAMMAVAGSAVGLGNIWRFPYLVGQNGGGAFLVLYLALVLLIGLPLMLAEFSIGRTTQLGTVSSFKSLAPQKKWYLIGYFAVIAGFAILGFYSVVAGWTLKYLYEAAINAFSNQSTAELSNNLDNFINSGWQPIAYTAGFIALSAYIVIKGVEKGIERYNKVLMPVMVFILILLCVNSVTLDGFAQGVDFLFNPDFSKIDTNVVLNALGQAFFSLSIGMGVLITYGSYVKKEENMPATKGVVALMDSGIAILAGLAIFPAVYTYGLEPSEGSTLVFKALPNVFAQMPMGYFVGLLFFLLLVIAAVTSVVSIMEMITAFFIEEYKMTRKRAVIYISLIVFVISVVCAISQIEDSSLVLFGLNIFDLLDTLSANFLMTLCGLGIAIFTGWFFGKKKLRAVFTSNGRYLNWLFPVFFFLLRYFCPLAVAIIFLSKVGFI